One Macrobrachium rosenbergii isolate ZJJX-2024 chromosome 10, ASM4041242v1, whole genome shotgun sequence DNA window includes the following coding sequences:
- the LOC136842688 gene encoding protein-lysine N-methyltransferase EEF2KMT-like isoform X1, protein MTAMTEEIHKLSERFLKMYPVKDVDLKPIINNLSKLDYDDSMEYQEKLLRSTVDHPIVQKYPPTISYCQRFLKRLITEIEDINLEVFDGLYEAYTNLLSQENRNTLNCGNISYCYKTYCLAPELTITLKETRSIISEGTTGMFTWQASHVLADWCQKEAARLNGKNVLELGAGLGLTGLTVIKTCNPASYTFTDLHTSVLKTLKENILINLCNGSIPESTEELTDGFKIPYENTRVSVERLDWTSDHVHSSYDVVLAADVVYDTEIISPLVLILKEALGKSDGATAYVASTIRNRDTFNCFRNTLVSNNMKIKLESRHTYQESPSQPESTIIIMQLML, encoded by the exons atgactGCAATGACAGAAGAAATTCACAAACTCTCAGAAAGGTTTTTGAAAATGTACCCAGTGAAGGATGTAGATTTAAAG ccTATAATAAATAATCTTTCAAAGTTAGATTATGATGACTCTATGGAATATCAGGAGAAATTATTAAGGAGCACGGTGGACCACCCCATTGTCCAAAAGTATCCACCTACCATTTCATACTGCCAGCGGTTTTTGAAACGCCTTATTACAGAG attgAGGACATTAACCTTGAAGTGTTTGATGGTCTCTATGAAGCATATACAAACCTCTTATCTCAGGAGAACAGAAATACTTTAAATTGTGGTAACATTTCGTACTGCTACAAAACTTATTGCTTGGCGCCAGAACTAACAATAACACTGAAGGAGACACGAAGTATTATATCTGAAGGAACAACTGGTATGTTCACTTGGCAG GCAAGTCATGTTTTAGCAGACTGGTGTCAAAAGGAGGCAGCTCgcttaaatggaaaaaatgttctCGAACTTGGAGCAGGACTGGGATTAACTGGTCTTACAGTTATCAAAACATGTAATCCTGCATCATATACTTTCACAGACTTGCACACATCAGTGCTGAAGacactgaaagaaaatattttaatcaatctTTGTAATGGGAGTATTCCAGAAAGCACCGAAGAACTG ACTGATGGCTTCAAAATACCTTATGAGAACACAAGAGTATCAGTAGAGAGGCTTGACTGGACCTCAGATCACGTTCATAGTTCTTATGATGTCGTTCTAGCTGCAG ATGTGGTCTATGACACTGAAATTATTTCTCCCTTGGTTTTAATCCTCAAAGAAGCCTTGGGTAAATCAGATGGAGCAACAGCATATGTGGCTAGCACTATTAGAAATCGAGACACATTCAACTGTTTTAGGAATACACTGG